The Levilactobacillus namurensis genomic interval AGTCCGATTCAAACAAGCGCTAATTAAATTGTACAACGTGTTTGTTACTCCATTGATGTAACAAACATCTTTTCTACCGCTTACACCAGACCACGGAACCGAATTCTTACAACTAGAAACGGTCCGTGAACAGCTAGGCGTCACGATTTATTGGCCGGACCCATACTCACCAGAACAACGTGGGACCAACGAAAACATCAACGGCTTAATTCGAGAATATTTTCCTAAGGGTCAAAGTCTTAATCCACGAACTTTATTGGATATAAGCCACTGTCAGTGGGAACTCAATCACCGACCTAAAAAGATTCTTAACTACCAGACCCCTGAGGAATTTTATTTGATAAAGTGTTGCGCTTAGTTTGACAATTCGTCAGAGGGAAAACATTTCTACCGGTACCAAGACCCACATAAAATCCCACGTTTTGTTTAGGAACAGCCTCTTCTATAATTTTTTCTATAGGCAAGGGTGTCTTTTGTCATTTCACTCTTTTTTGTAGTATTCATCCCACGCCTTGTCATCATCATCAAGTTTCATTTTTTCTTTCCTTTTTGTTTTAATCCTCGGTACGTATAGGCATGGATTGATACACCCGCTGTTAAAATGAACATGAAAAAGGATATGAGACCATTGGAGGACACTGCTGCACGACCAAACATGGTTGGTCCAAGAATGTTTTGCATTTGCCCGCCTAGATTGATGGCACTCAAATCAGTCGTTAAGGATTCGGAACGACTATAGATGACCATGTACATTGCTAATGCAGCGCTACTAAATAACTCGGCCAAAATCTGACTCACTATTAACATTAATAAGGCTATTAAAATGAACGCTTCAAATCGCGTAACGGTTGTTATTGTTGTAATAAAGAACGAGACAGATATTATTATCCCAGATATAATCCACAATTTATCGTATCTTCTATTTTCCGTGGCCCAAGTGTTTACTCTTCCTTGAAATAAGGAAATAACTATTGTATTTAAAATAAAGGCCAACGGTGACAACCAACTGTAACGTTTAAAGTTCATGACAACTATCAATGGAATATATACACTTAATAAAGTCCTGTGAAAAGAAAATAAAAAATTTTCAATAATAAGCAATCTTCTGAATCGATTTGATAACGCAGATTTTATCATCTTTATCGATAGTGTCTTTTTCAAAGATTTACGAGATGCTATAGTCACATCTTTCAATGCCACTCTGTATAAAAAAATCACTAGTAAAAAAGACAATGAGTTGGCAACCACCGTGGGAACTAGCCCCAAGTGTAGAGCCAGTAATATAAAACTAAATCCAGATCCTAGTCCATAACCCATGTTTCCCGGCAACATCATTTTTCCCATTAAACCAGTGGCATCCTTTTTGGATAAAGGAGCAATTATTAGGCTTCTAGTTAAAGATGCAGCGGATCTATCTATGATTCCAAACAAAGACATATAGATTAAGAATTGAAGGTTCCCCTTGATAAGTAGCCAGCATAGGGCACCAATCGCTCTTAGAAAATAAGAAATTGAAAATAGTTTAAGTCGCCCATATTTATCTGCTAAATATCCTATTGGTATTGATGCCATCATTCCAGTTATTGCGGATAGGGTAAGCCCTAATCCAATAGTGCCTGGAGATACTTGATTATACGTAGAGAAAAAGATTGTTGATATACTAACGAATGAACCAGTCCCAAATGAATCAATTCCTGAAGAAAATAATGCAGCAAACTGTATATTATTTTTAAGTCTTGGTTTTCTTTCCACAGGTGGGGCACCTCAGATTTGTTGGACTAGATATTCTATAATAATCATTCTGGAAATTTAAACAGCACATTAAATAGCCTCTAACTAATTTTCCTTTTTTCAAAGCAGTTTTCAATGCCTCGTTAGCACCCATCACCCCAGCAATTTCTGTTCCAATACCTTGTTGATGTGAATCTAGTCCTTATTCGATTGGAATACAAGTAAAGTAGCTAAAAGAAGAATTTACGAGCTGTCACAATCGTGACGTACCTCACTTGAACTCTACGTACTTAAGGTTCCCTGGTTTATTCTCTATCTGTCCAGTCAGTTCCTATGTTTAATTTTCTATCTCTTTTCGTCAGTGCTAATGTGATACTAGTGAAGGTCGAATAATGCAGTTGGCGACGATTACGAAAAATCCTATTTATATTCTGGAATGATTCAGTTTTTTGGTAAAGTGTCAAGGGCGGTTTAAAAATGTAAGTTTTGGGCGGTTAATTAACGCCTTTTAATCGATAAGATTTTCCGGTGATCTTGACGACATGCACATGGTGAACTAAGCAGTCAAGGAAGGCATGGGGCAATTACTAAGCTACTGTTTGAATGGAGAAGGGGAGTCGGCAGACATATAAGCGAATTACCTAATGGTTCGATCAACATAATCGAACCATTGACCCGACTAAAATTCTATCTAACCTGAACATGGATACCGAGATATCCTTCAAGACAACGCTCAAACGAGTTAAACGGATTATGCCCAGGTTAGAGATCCGGTGCCAATCAAAGATCAAAAGGCATCACCGATTCAGGGAAAACGAACAATACATTCAAGACAACATCTTAAACCAAGATTTCACGG includes:
- a CDS encoding ATP-binding protein; translation: MPHAFLDCLVHHVHVVKITGKSYRLKGVN
- a CDS encoding MFS transporter — translated: MERKPRLKNNIQFAALFSSGIDSFGTGSFVSISTIFFSTYNQVSPGTIGLGLTLSAITGMMASIPIGYLADKYGRLKLFSISYFLRAIGALCWLLIKGNLQFLIYMSLFGIIDRSAASLTRSLIIAPLSKKDATGLMGKMMLPGNMGYGLGSGFSFILLALHLGLVPTVVANSLSFLLVIFLYRVALKDVTIASRKSLKKTLSIKMIKSALSNRFRRLLIIENFLFSFHRTLLSVYIPLIVVMNFKRYSWLSPLAFILNTIVISLFQGRVNTWATENRRYDKLWIISGIIISVSFFITTITTVTRFEAFILIALLMLIVSQILAELFSSAALAMYMVIYSRSESLTTDLSAINLGGQMQNILGPTMFGRAAVSSNGLISFFMFILTAGVSIHAYTYRGLKQKGKKK